The Trueperaceae bacterium DNA segment CTCGTGCTGGGCGCCGAGTGGGAGGCAAGCGGGCGGTACGCACGGTGGCTCGCCCTCGGGCTGTTCGTCGGTGCGGTGAACCCTCCTGCAATCGTCATCACGCAGGTGCTTCGCAAACAACGCTGGTTGATGGTGTACGACGCCCTCCTGCTCGTCGCGCGCGTCGCGGCCCTCGTCGTCGTCGGCTCGACCGTCGGCGACCTCGCGGCGGTCGCCGCGTACGCCCTCGTCGGGGCGGCGTTCAACCTCCTCCTCGTGCTCACGATGGGCGGCTACGCCCGCCGCGCGCCCCACGCGCACGCCGGGAGCCCGGCCGGATGACCGGTCGCACGCCCCTCCTCCGCTCGACCGTCGCCGTGGGCCTGGCGAGCCTGTTCGTGAACCTGGCGTTCCCGAAGGCGGGCTTCTACGTGGGGGAGGTCCCCATCACGGCCGGCTACGCGCTGCTCGGTGCCGCAGGAGCCCTCGCTCTCGCGACGCTGCTGCTGCGTCACTGGACCCTCCCCCGCGCGACGGTGTGGACGATCGCGGCGCTGCTGCCCTGGATCGGCGCCAGCGCGACGCTCCTCGTGTTGGGGGAGAACCAGGACGGCTTCGTCTCCGCGTTCTCCTTCCTCGTGAGCGCCGCCCTCGTTCCGATCCTCACCCTCCTGACGACGAGTCTGCTCCTGCGGTCGGTCGCCCCCCGGACGCTTCGGCGGATCGTCCTCGCGGCGCTCGGCGTCGTCACCGCCTGGGGCCTCGTTCACTTCGTCGCGATGAACGTCTTCGGTGCGTTCCCCGGGATCCCCTTCCTGACCGTCACCGGCAGTGAACTCGACCTCGCCGATTCGCGCAACATCAATCGCGGAGGGATCTTCAAGATGGTGTCGACGTACAACAACGGCAACATCCTGGGCGTCAACGCGCTCACCTGGTTCCCGGCCGCGTTCGCCCTCGCCGGGCCGCACGTCCGGTGGAGGGGGGCGTGGCTCGGCGCGCCGCGAGGGGTGTTCCTGTTCTCGCTGTCGCGGACCGTCTGGGCCGGCTGGCTGGTCATGGAGGTGGTCAACACCGTGTTCGCGCGCCGTACCCTGACGCGCCTTGCGGGCATGGGCCTCTCCCTCCCCCTCGTCCTCGCGGGGGTCGTCGTGGTCGCCGCCGTCCTGGCCGCGAACCCGTTCGACTTCCTTTTCGACCGGGATTTGGGGGGCCGCATCGATCAGTTCCGATTCGAGGTCGCCTGGCTCCGCGCGTCGTTCATCGGGATGCAGGAGATCGTGTACACCTCGATCCTCGCGTCGTTCGGGGTCGTGGGGCTCGCGCTGTTTCTGTTGGCTTGGACGTTTCCCCTCCTCCTCCCGGCGCACGGGCCGGTCGCGAAGGCCGCGAAGGTCGGGATGATCACGTACCTCTTCGTCATGGTGAGCGACGGCGCGTTCCCCCTGATCCCGACGCAGCACACCTACTGGATGGTGGCCGCCCTGGCGGTCGCCGGACCGCGGACGCAGGGAGACGCCTCGTGAGGATCCTCCACGTGGTGGCGGACGGACGGCCCGGGGGCGGCACCACCAACGTGCTGGCGCTCGCCGAAGATCAACGGGCGGCGGGGCACGACGTCACGCTGCTCACCGACCGCGGATCGTACGCGGTGGACGCCGCACGCCGCTTCGCCGTCCAGGTTCGGGAGGCGGCGTTCTTCACGAGTCGCTTCGACCCGCGGTTGCCCGAGGCGATCGACCGCACCGTCCGGACGGTGGCACCGGACGTGGTGCACGTCCACGGCGCCCGCGCGGGCTTTCTGTACGCCCTGCGTGCGCGACGCGGCACGGTGCCGAGCGTCTACACGGTCCGCGGCTACCATTTCCTCCGCAAGCCCCGCGGGGTGCGCCACGCGGCGGCGCTCGCGGAGCGCCTCGCCAGCGCGCGCACCGAC contains these protein-coding regions:
- a CDS encoding oligosaccharide flippase family protein, translating into NAAGNLYMTIAALVLAALFGPTYVGWYLLAHRVLVLPVNLLSGSFKEAFLARTRTAQRTGGDLFALYVRATLGLAAVVAVPFLLVIAFGPPLFALVLGAEWEASGRYARWLALGLFVGAVNPPAIVITQVLRKQRWLMVYDALLLVARVAALVVVGSTVGDLAAVAAYALVGAAFNLLLVLTMGGYARRAPHAHAGSPAG